In a single window of the Drosophila albomicans strain 15112-1751.03 chromosome 3, ASM965048v2, whole genome shotgun sequence genome:
- the LOC117570421 gene encoding uncharacterized protein LOC117570421, whose translation MERKDSIAGSLIQQNTSRCSESRKEIQIETQKSSRSKILVTGLKVKMQRYYAERETTGPEFDDRLIKLVRANPAIYDVSHPHYRRNPVRVDIWDRIANELGASSRFLQTKWKNIRYNYLQEIKALETGQVNPNVRKRRFTEDLSFLQNTAQSYNVKKAQAYITQTNTPNNVSGGGGGGSSDNDSNSFLYPDPEHLRIDPSDSYDIIELDDNSEDGSAHVEDGHSDNEIVPELMVMEPKPDVSMQFHDSAVNGNGNGSNSHNNTQVSSPASSPLLTPMVVMGNGDEQSQIPQYMKSEYQQSNNTSLSNGEVTIEPIFKSAVTRRSAPVDDIMAKAAKRKAMAAPLPTLTPINDPIELYCLSLVDTLRSMPRSERERVKFEFASILKDAKYKDEA comes from the exons ATGGAGAGAAAGGACTCCATTGCTGGCAGCTTAATTCAGCAAAATACAAGTCGTTGCAGTGAAAGTCGTAAGGAAATCCAAATCGAAACGCAAAAATCTTCAAGGAGCAAAATATTGGTAACTGGACTCAAAGTCAAAATGCAACGATATTATGCAGAACGTGAGACAACGGGGCCAGAGTTCG ACGATCGTCTAATAAAACTGGTTCGTGCTAATCCTGCCATCTATGATGTGAGCCATCCGCATTATCGACGCAATCCCGTGCGCGTGGACATATGGGATCGCATAGCTAATGAGCTAGGAGCTTCAT cacgttttctacaaacgaaatggaaaaacATACGCTACAATTATCTGCAGGAAATTAAGGCACTAGAAACGGGCCAGGTAAATCCGAATGTACGCAAACGACGTTTCACTGAGGATTTATCCTTCTTACAAAATACCGCACAATCGTACAACGTGAAAAAGGCGCAAGCCTACATTACCCAGACTAATACACCTAATAATGTaagtggtggtggtggtggtggcagTAGCGACAATGACAGCAACAGTTTTCTATACCCGGATCCGGAGCACTTGCGCATCGATCCGTCGGACAGTTATGATATTATCGAACTGGACGATAACAGCGAGGATGGCTCGGCGCATGTGGAGGATGGTCACAGCGATAATGAAATTGTGCCCGAGTTAATGGTGATGGAGCCCAAACCCGATGTATCGATGCAGTTCCATGATTCGGCAgtcaatggcaacggcaatggcagCAATAGCCACAACAATACACAAGTTAGCTCACCGGCCTCCTCACCTCTGCTTACACCTATGGTGGTCATGGGCAACGGCGACGAACAGTCGCAGATACCTCAGTACATGAAATCCGAGTACCAACAAAGCAATAACACATCGCTCTCCAATGGCGAAGTAACCATTGAGCCCATCTTTAAATCCGCTGTGACACGACGGTCAGCCCCCGTTGATGATATAATGGCGAAAGCAGCGAAACGAAAGGCAATGGCAGCTCCTTTGCCAACATTAACACCAATCAATGATCCTATCGAACTCTACTGTCTATCCCTGGTTGACACTCTGCGGAGCATGCCCAGATCGGAACGAGAACGCGTGAAATTTGAGTTTGCCAGCATTCTCAAAGATGCCAAGTACAAAGACGAGGCTTAA